In Aggregatibacter sp. 2125159857, one DNA window encodes the following:
- a CDS encoding Na+/H+ antiporter NhaC family protein: protein MELIDYSSSIWSIIPPLLALALAIITRKVLLSLSVGILVGAAMLANFEPLNTLVYLKNNIASLFIKEGGLNSNNINILLFLLLLGVLTALLSMSGSNRAFAEWAQKHIKGRRGAKLVAASLVFITFIDDYFHSLAVGAIARPITDKFKVSRAKLAYILDSTAAPMCVLMPVSSWGAYIITLIAGLLATYSITGYSPIGAFMAMSAMNYYAIFSIIMVFFVAYFSFDIGAMAKHEKLALSAEEITETQSSEVKGHVRNLVLPILTLIIVTVSAMMYTGNEALAADGKPFSILGAFENTTVGVSLVTGGLSAVLVASLCIFADRLVNVPEYVKAWGVGIKSMSGAILILFFAWTINNVVSDVKTGAYLASLVSDTLPLALLPALLFILASVMAFSTGTSWGTFGIMLPIAAAIASHAMPGSVEFMLPCLSAVMAGAVCGDHCSPVSDTTILSSTGAKCDHMDHVTSQLPYALTVAIATIAGYVVVGFTYSGLLGFITTGAVLTLLVFIFKKR, encoded by the coding sequence ATGGAACTCATCGATTACTCATCGTCAATTTGGTCAATTATTCCCCCATTGCTTGCATTAGCATTAGCGATTATTACACGTAAAGTGCTCCTTTCTTTGAGCGTGGGTATCTTAGTCGGCGCCGCCATGCTGGCAAATTTTGAACCGTTAAATACCTTAGTGTATTTAAAAAATAATATTGCTTCCCTCTTCATTAAAGAAGGTGGATTAAATAGCAACAACATTAACATTCTGCTTTTCTTATTATTGCTTGGCGTTTTGACCGCACTTTTAAGCATGTCCGGCAGTAACCGAGCCTTTGCTGAATGGGCGCAAAAGCACATCAAAGGTCGCCGTGGTGCTAAATTAGTGGCAGCCTCTTTGGTTTTTATCACCTTTATTGATGATTATTTCCACAGCTTAGCGGTGGGTGCGATTGCGCGTCCAATTACCGATAAATTTAAAGTTTCTCGCGCGAAGTTAGCTTATATTTTAGATTCGACTGCTGCGCCAATGTGCGTATTAATGCCGGTATCCAGCTGGGGCGCTTACATTATTACGCTTATTGCAGGTTTATTAGCCACCTACTCCATTACCGGCTACTCACCCATTGGGGCGTTTATGGCAATGAGCGCCATGAACTATTACGCGATTTTCTCAATCATCATGGTCTTTTTTGTTGCCTATTTTTCTTTTGATATCGGTGCGATGGCAAAACATGAAAAATTAGCATTAAGTGCAGAAGAAATTACCGAAACGCAATCTTCTGAGGTAAAAGGCCATGTGCGTAATCTTGTATTACCGATTTTAACCTTAATTATCGTGACCGTTTCTGCCATGATGTATACCGGTAATGAAGCCTTAGCGGCTGACGGCAAACCTTTCTCTATCTTAGGGGCATTTGAAAATACCACTGTTGGCGTGTCATTAGTTACCGGGGGTTTAAGTGCGGTTTTGGTTGCATCACTGTGTATTTTTGCCGATCGTTTGGTGAATGTTCCCGAATATGTTAAAGCTTGGGGCGTGGGAATTAAATCTATGTCCGGTGCAATTCTCATTCTATTCTTCGCATGGACTATTAATAATGTGGTAAGTGATGTGAAAACCGGTGCTTATTTAGCGTCTTTAGTTTCTGATACATTGCCACTTGCCTTATTGCCGGCATTGTTATTTATTTTAGCTTCTGTCATGGCGTTCTCTACCGGCACCAGCTGGGGAACATTCGGTATTATGTTGCCAATCGCTGCGGCCATTGCCTCTCACGCCATGCCGGGATCTGTAGAATTTATGCTGCCTTGCTTATCTGCCGTCATGGCAGGAGCTGTTTGCGGTGACCACTGCTCACCGGTATCCGATACCACCATTTTGTCTTCCACTGGGGCGAAATGCGACCACATGGATCACGTCACCTCCCAATTGCCTTATGCCCTTACCGTGGCAATAGCAACTATTGCAGGTTATGTTGTAGTGGGGTTCACCTACTCCGGCTTACTTGGTTTTATTACTACAGGTGCCGTGCTCACCTTACTCGTGTTTATCTTTAAAAAGCGCTAA
- a CDS encoding acetolactate synthase 3 large subunit translates to MKKLSGAEMVVQSLRDQGVEFLFGYPGGAVLDIYDAIHTLGGIEHILVRHEQAAVHMADGYARATGKVGCVLVTSGPGATNAITGIATAYADSIPLVVLSGQVPSGLIGSDAFQECDMIGISRPVVKHSFLVKNSEDIPTIIKKAFYIASTGRPGPVVIDLPKDVVNPLNKFAYTYPEEVTLRSYSPTVQGHKGQIKKALKALLVAKKPVLFVGGGVISANCHDALTRFAKQLNLPVTSSLMGLGAFPGTDRQFLGMLGMHGTYEANMAMHNSDLILGIGVRFDDRTTNNLAKYCPHAKVIHVDVDPTSISKTVPVAIPIVGSAESVLDEFLSLLEDENLAKSQSDLTDWWKQIEQWKAVKCLDFDRHSGVIKPQQVIETIYRLTQGNAYMASDVGQHQMFAALHYPFDQPRRWINSGGLGTMGFGLPAALGVKLADPKATVVCITGDGSIQMNIQELSTAKQYDIPIVIICLNNHFLGMVKQWQDLIYSGRHSQTYMNSLPDFVKLAEAYDHVGIQISKPEELEEKLKQAFSIKNKLVFVDINVDANEHVYPMQVRGGAMNEMILTKPENA, encoded by the coding sequence ATGAAGAAATTATCGGGAGCAGAAATGGTCGTTCAATCCTTGCGTGATCAAGGTGTTGAATTTTTATTTGGTTATCCGGGTGGGGCGGTTTTAGATATTTACGATGCAATCCATACTTTAGGGGGCATCGAACACATTTTAGTACGCCACGAACAAGCGGCAGTACACATGGCTGACGGCTATGCACGAGCTACCGGCAAAGTGGGTTGTGTTTTAGTCACCTCTGGCCCGGGCGCCACCAATGCCATTACCGGTATTGCCACGGCGTATGCGGATTCCATTCCGTTAGTGGTACTTTCCGGACAAGTGCCATCAGGGTTAATTGGTAGCGATGCCTTCCAAGAATGCGACATGATAGGTATCTCCCGTCCGGTCGTGAAACACAGCTTTTTAGTTAAAAACTCGGAAGACATTCCGACTATCATAAAAAAAGCCTTTTATATTGCCTCCACCGGCCGTCCCGGTCCTGTGGTCATTGATTTACCAAAAGATGTTGTTAATCCATTAAACAAATTTGCCTACACTTATCCGGAAGAAGTCACTTTGCGTTCTTACAGCCCAACGGTGCAAGGTCACAAAGGGCAAATCAAAAAAGCATTAAAAGCCTTATTGGTGGCAAAAAAACCGGTACTTTTCGTGGGCGGTGGTGTGATTTCGGCTAACTGCCACGATGCCTTAACACGCTTTGCTAAACAGTTAAATTTGCCAGTCACCTCTTCTCTTATGGGTCTAGGCGCATTCCCGGGTACGGATAGACAATTCCTCGGGATGCTTGGTATGCACGGCACTTATGAAGCCAATATGGCAATGCATAACAGCGACTTGATTTTAGGTATCGGCGTTCGCTTTGACGATCGCACCACCAATAATCTCGCAAAATATTGCCCACATGCCAAAGTGATTCATGTGGATGTGGATCCCACCTCCATTTCCAAAACTGTACCGGTGGCGATTCCGATTGTCGGCAGCGCAGAAAGCGTATTAGATGAATTTTTATCATTATTAGAAGATGAAAACCTTGCGAAATCTCAATCGGATTTAACGGATTGGTGGAAACAAATCGAACAATGGAAAGCCGTGAAATGCTTAGATTTCGATCGTCACAGCGGCGTAATTAAACCTCAGCAAGTGATTGAAACCATCTATCGTTTAACTCAAGGTAATGCTTATATGGCATCGGATGTAGGGCAACATCAAATGTTCGCTGCCTTACACTACCCGTTCGACCAACCACGTCGTTGGATCAACTCCGGAGGGCTTGGCACGATGGGCTTTGGTTTGCCTGCAGCACTTGGTGTCAAACTGGCCGATCCAAAAGCAACGGTAGTTTGTATTACCGGTGATGGCAGTATTCAAATGAATATTCAAGAGCTTTCTACTGCGAAGCAATATGACATTCCTATCGTTATTATTTGTTTGAACAACCATTTCCTCGGCATGGTGAAACAATGGCAGGATTTGATTTATTCCGGTCGCCATTCGCAAACTTACATGAATTCATTGCCGGATTTTGTGAAATTAGCAGAAGCCTACGATCATGTGGGAATTCAAATCTCCAAACCGGAAGAATTAGAAGAAAAGCTTAAACAAGCGTTCAGCATTAAAAATAAACTGGTCTTTGTTGACATCAATGTTGATGCCAACGAACACGTTTACCCAATGCAAGTGCGTGGCGGCGCCATGAATGAAATGATTTTAACTAAACCGGAGAATGCATAA
- the ilvN gene encoding acetolactate synthase small subunit, with translation MRRILSVLLENESGALSRVVALFSQRAFNIESLTVAPTDDPTLSRMTIETYGDEQVLEQIEKQLHKLVDVFKVINLSDSEHVEREVMLIKVRAQGVAREELKRLTDIFRAQIVDVTTKSYIIQLTGTKDKLDAFVNTLKEEAVVIEIVRSGLVSLPRGEKGYL, from the coding sequence ATGCGTAGAATCTTATCCGTATTACTCGAAAATGAATCAGGCGCGTTATCCCGCGTCGTCGCCTTATTCTCACAACGCGCTTTCAATATCGAGAGCCTTACCGTGGCCCCCACAGACGATCCGACGTTATCCCGCATGACTATCGAAACCTACGGCGATGAACAAGTGTTGGAGCAAATTGAAAAGCAATTGCACAAATTGGTGGATGTGTTCAAAGTGATTAATTTAAGCGACAGTGAACACGTTGAGCGTGAAGTGATGTTAATTAAAGTTCGTGCACAAGGCGTAGCGCGGGAAGAACTGAAACGTTTGACGGATATTTTCCGTGCACAAATTGTAGACGTTACCACGAAGTCTTACATTATCCAACTCACCGGCACTAAAGATAAACTTGATGCCTTTGTAAACACGCTGAAAGAAGAAGCTGTTGTCATCGAGATCGTCCGCTCCGGTTTAGTGAGCTTACCACGAGGTGAAAAAGGCTATTTATAG
- a CDS encoding phosphoethanolamine transferase, with protein MSKNFLNYLRSRLFWLWLFWFSFLTQTISPEDSIFYGLFVIYILYYLIFSFNRKIFWYFVTFITITLSLYYPVYLSYGKPNSGIIAAFFETNPAESFEFLGKLKLSNLGLPILFTFSFYVLYKLKKYAINQVEISAKEQKYKKILNGFLAIVTIFSVIWVPTQFYIQNVSNDKVDAHWTLANSPVNLISFYANIIESIADYYHDKSDLENVQNITPPWHIISAKPQYKNYVLIIGESARRDYMSTYGFHLPTTPFLDKTKGYINAGYISSAPATYHSLLNTLHFNPKDQGKKDYSYNIITLAKMAGIKTFWLSNQGSIGKYDTLASRLGVAADFHYFTKKGGFTTNNADDMALLDELKTRFKEKTYSNNVRLFVIHLMGSHRNFCQRLKEEEKKLEFINESLSCYVNTILKTDKFIEETVTLLKEQNEPYSLIYFSDHGLSHTHKEDKKEVDLDFGDKYKQNFDVPFVKISSDDKVREVVNLKRSAFNFIYGFSQWIGVETKELNPHYNFFSNKDDKDIKVFNFEENIPYDTLKDDNIPTF; from the coding sequence ATGTCTAAAAATTTTCTTAATTATCTACGTTCTCGCCTATTTTGGTTATGGCTATTTTGGTTTTCTTTTCTCACCCAAACTATTTCTCCTGAAGATAGCATTTTTTATGGATTATTTGTTATATACATCCTCTATTACTTAATTTTTTCATTTAATCGGAAAATATTTTGGTATTTTGTCACATTTATTACAATAACATTATCTCTTTATTATCCTGTCTATTTATCTTATGGCAAGCCAAATTCCGGTATTATTGCCGCGTTTTTTGAAACTAACCCGGCAGAATCTTTTGAATTTTTAGGGAAACTTAAATTATCTAATTTAGGATTACCTATATTATTTACATTCTCTTTTTATGTTTTATATAAACTAAAAAAATATGCGATTAACCAAGTAGAAATCTCAGCAAAAGAACAAAAATATAAAAAAATCTTAAACGGCTTTCTTGCTATTGTGACAATCTTCAGTGTGATCTGGGTGCCAACCCAGTTCTATATTCAAAATGTATCCAATGATAAAGTGGATGCACACTGGACATTGGCTAATAGCCCAGTTAATCTCATTTCATTTTATGCTAACATCATTGAAAGTATTGCTGATTATTATCATGATAAAAGCGATCTTGAAAACGTGCAAAATATTACTCCACCTTGGCATATTATTTCGGCAAAACCTCAATATAAAAACTATGTTTTAATTATTGGTGAAAGTGCGAGAAGAGACTATATGTCAACTTATGGTTTTCATTTACCCACCACGCCATTTTTAGATAAAACAAAGGGATATATTAATGCAGGTTATATTTCCAGTGCACCTGCCACCTATCATTCACTGTTAAATACATTACATTTCAACCCTAAAGATCAGGGAAAAAAAGATTACTCTTATAATATTATTACATTAGCTAAAATGGCCGGCATAAAAACATTTTGGTTATCCAATCAAGGCAGCATAGGTAAATATGATACGCTCGCCAGTCGGTTAGGTGTGGCTGCCGATTTTCATTACTTCACTAAAAAAGGCGGTTTTACGACCAATAATGCCGATGATATGGCATTATTAGATGAACTAAAAACCAGATTCAAGGAAAAAACTTACTCAAATAATGTGAGACTTTTCGTCATTCATTTAATGGGTTCGCACCGTAATTTTTGTCAGCGACTTAAAGAAGAAGAGAAAAAGCTGGAATTTATTAATGAGAGTCTTTCTTGTTATGTAAACACAATTTTAAAAACGGATAAATTCATTGAGGAAACAGTGACTTTATTAAAAGAACAAAATGAGCCTTATTCGTTAATTTATTTTTCAGATCATGGTTTATCTCATACGCATAAAGAAGATAAAAAAGAAGTTGATTTAGATTTTGGTGACAAATACAAACAAAACTTTGACGTTCCTTTTGTTAAAATATCTAGTGATGATAAGGTTCGGGAGGTAGTTAATCTTAAACGAAGTGCATTTAACTTTATTTATGGTTTCTCTCAATGGATAGGCGTAGAAACAAAAGAGTTAAATCCCCATTATAATTTCTTTTCAAATAAAGATGATAAGGATATTAAAGTTTTTAACTTTGAAGAAAATATTCCTTATGACACATTAAAGGATGATAACATTCCAACATTTTAA
- a CDS encoding fused MFS/spermidine synthase, whose product MTITKKAIILSFLSGFLSLGLEMIWIRLFSFYGVSLPQIFSLTLALFLLGIACGSLIGKNLCQSGKGNINYIGYSFIFSALLDCLAIALLIYFPIQGIFGIFIASIFFCALARGIVFPIVHHLGAEQKKTGAAISNVYFANVVGCTISPILIGFYLLDIFTTQQTYFLIIFITLLTAMLCVKEKWLKIATAVASIMVITTTLTVPEEIIHSLAKRMDDDGKPLKLEKLIENKHGFIQVYLNDKNDELVFGGNVYDGMLNTSLTNNHNGIERAYLLPVIAPHAKNILVIGLSTASWTRVLTSMPELESMTVIELNPAYPQLAGMYPEMQKFLQDKRVNLITDDGRRWLNKNPEKKFDFILMNTTFHWRNYSSNLLSQEFLTLAKAHLNPKGFIYFNTTSSLDAHYTSKAVFPYSYSYMNMSLASLNPIPELTKEQVEYNISRLKWENAQPVFSSQAELENAASQIYGKPLIPYEKIDFSSLNRKPEVITDTNMITEYKYGAFNQ is encoded by the coding sequence ATGACAATCACGAAAAAAGCAATCATCCTGTCCTTCTTAAGTGGTTTTCTCAGCTTAGGGCTTGAGATGATTTGGATTAGATTATTTAGTTTCTATGGCGTCTCTCTTCCGCAAATTTTTTCATTAACACTTGCGCTATTTTTATTAGGTATTGCCTGCGGTTCTCTGATTGGTAAAAATCTATGTCAATCCGGTAAAGGAAATATCAACTATATTGGTTATTCCTTTATTTTTTCAGCACTACTTGATTGTTTGGCAATTGCGCTATTAATTTATTTCCCAATCCAAGGTATATTCGGTATTTTTATTGCTTCCATTTTCTTTTGTGCATTAGCACGGGGAATTGTTTTCCCAATCGTGCATCACCTTGGTGCAGAACAAAAGAAAACCGGCGCGGCAATTTCTAACGTTTATTTTGCCAATGTCGTCGGCTGTACCATCTCACCAATACTGATTGGTTTTTACCTTTTAGATATTTTTACCACGCAACAAACCTATTTTCTCATTATATTCATCACGTTGTTGACTGCCATGCTTTGTGTAAAAGAAAAATGGTTAAAAATAGCAACTGCTGTTGCAAGTATCATGGTGATTACAACAACCCTCACTGTACCTGAAGAAATCATTCATTCACTGGCAAAAAGGATGGATGATGATGGAAAACCATTAAAATTAGAGAAATTAATTGAAAATAAACATGGCTTTATTCAAGTTTATTTAAATGATAAAAACGATGAACTGGTTTTTGGTGGTAATGTTTATGATGGCATGTTAAATACCAGCTTGACAAATAACCATAATGGTATCGAACGTGCCTACTTATTACCGGTTATTGCGCCTCACGCCAAAAATATTTTAGTGATTGGCTTAAGTACAGCATCATGGACAAGGGTACTTACCTCCATGCCGGAATTAGAATCCATGACGGTTATTGAACTTAACCCTGCCTATCCGCAACTTGCCGGTATGTATCCTGAAATGCAAAAATTCCTACAAGATAAACGCGTTAATCTGATTACGGATGATGGCCGTCGTTGGTTAAATAAAAATCCGGAGAAAAAATTTGATTTTATTCTGATGAATACAACATTCCACTGGCGAAATTATTCAAGCAATTTGCTAAGTCAAGAATTTTTAACGCTAGCAAAAGCGCATTTAAATCCGAAGGGTTTTATTTATTTTAATACGACCAGTTCTCTTGATGCTCACTATACCTCAAAAGCGGTTTTCCCATATAGCTATAGCTATATGAATATGTCATTAGCTTCATTGAATCCAATTCCTGAACTCACTAAAGAGCAAGTGGAATACAATATCTCCCGATTAAAATGGGAAAATGCGCAACCAGTATTCAGTTCTCAAGCAGAGCTAGAAAATGCGGCATCTCAAATTTATGGCAAACCATTAATCCCATACGAAAAGATCGATTTTTCCTCGTTAAATCGCAAACCGGAAGTGATCACCGATACCAATATGATTACAGAATATAAATATGGTGCCTTTAATCAATAA
- a CDS encoding SDR family oxidoreductase, protein MTKIALVTGATAGFGNAICRTLLKAGYLVIGTGRRQERLAQLEQEYGNKFFPLAFDISDRHATEKALKTLPAELQAIDLLVNNAGLALGLETADKSDLDDWEKMIDTNVKGLVTVTRLVLPQMVARNQGHIINLGSIAGNYAYPGGNVYGGTKAFVKQFSLNLRADLAGTNVRVSNVEPGLCGGTEFSNVRFKGDDARAAQVYENVQYVTPQDIANIVLWLNQQPEHVNINRIEVMPTAQTFNPLKVSKND, encoded by the coding sequence ATGACAAAAATTGCATTAGTCACAGGCGCTACTGCCGGTTTTGGGAACGCCATTTGTCGCACATTGTTAAAAGCCGGTTATTTAGTCATCGGTACAGGAAGAAGACAAGAACGTTTAGCACAATTAGAACAAGAATACGGCAATAAATTCTTTCCTCTCGCCTTTGATATTTCTGATCGTCATGCGACTGAAAAGGCATTAAAGACACTGCCGGCAGAATTACAAGCCATAGATTTATTAGTGAATAACGCAGGTCTTGCCCTTGGCTTAGAAACAGCGGATAAGTCCGATTTAGATGACTGGGAAAAAATGATCGATACCAACGTGAAAGGTTTGGTCACCGTAACCCGTTTGGTTTTGCCGCAAATGGTCGCGCGTAATCAAGGGCATATCATTAATTTAGGCTCGATTGCCGGCAATTACGCCTATCCGGGCGGTAACGTTTACGGCGGCACAAAAGCCTTCGTGAAACAATTTAGTTTAAACCTCCGTGCTGATTTAGCCGGCACCAACGTGCGTGTTTCCAATGTAGAACCCGGTTTATGTGGCGGCACAGAATTTTCTAACGTGCGCTTTAAAGGCGATGATGCCCGTGCAGCACAAGTGTATGAAAACGTGCAATATGTCACGCCGCAAGATATTGCCAATATCGTGTTATGGCTTAACCAACAACCGGAGCACGTAAACATTAACCGAATTGAAGTCATGCCGACAGCACAAACCTTTAACCCGTTA